A single window of Botrytis cinerea B05.10 chromosome 3, complete sequence DNA harbors:
- the Bccat5 gene encoding Bccat5, whose amino-acid sequence MVADDKPASTFKYNEAPVYTTSNGCPVRHPEEFQRVGTNGPLLLQDFHLIDLLAHFDRERIPERVVHAKGAGAYGEFEVTHDISDITTIDMLSQVGKKTPLVSRFSTVGGEKGSPDSARDPRGFSVKFYTEEGNWDWVYNNTPVFFLRDPTKFPLFIHTQKRNPQTNLKDATMFWDYLSTHHEAVHQVMHLFSDRGTPYSYRHMNGYSGHTHKWTKPDGTFNYVQVHLKTDQGSKTFNNEEAGKMASENPDWHTQDLFDAIEKGDYPSWSVFVQVLSPEQAEKFRWNIFDLTKVWPQAEVPLRPFGKMTLNKNVENYFAEIEQVAFSPSHLVPGVEPSADPVLQSRLFSYPDTHRHRLGVNYQQIPVNAPLRAFNPFHRDGAMAVNGNYGANPNYPSSYRKLTQKPVKATNDHEQWSGAALSFLSEVGPEDYVQAKGLWDVLGKQEGQQDNFIGNVSGHLAAAKEDTRKRTYDMFSRVDPTLGAKIEEATEKLAPAPGSKAAGSAQSRL is encoded by the exons ATGGTTGCCGACGATAAGCCCGCCTCTACCTTCAAGTACAATGAAGCTCCAGTCTATACTACGTCCAATGGATGCCCCGTGAGACACCCAGAGGAGTTTCAAAGAGTTGGTACCAATGGTCCACTCcttcttcaagattttcatttgatcGATTTGTTGGCACATTTCGATCGCGAACGTATCCCAGAGCGTGTTGTCCATGCCAAGGGTGCCGGAGCTTATGGAG AGTTTGAAGTCACACACGATATCAGTGACATTACTACCATTGATATGTTAAGCCAAGTTGGCAAGAAGACTCCTCTTGTCTCACGTTTTTCAACTGTCGGTGGTGAAAAGGGATCTCCAGATTCGGCTCGTGACCCAAGAGGTTTCTCCGTCAAATTCTATACTGAAGAGGGTAACTGGGATTGGGTTTACAACAACACCCCTGTTTTCTTCCTCCGAGACCCAACCAAGTTCCCTCTGTTCATCCACACACAAAAGAGAAACCCTCAAACAAACTTGAAGGATGCTACGATGTTCTGGGACTACCTCTCAACTCATCACGAGGCTGTTCACCAGGTTATGCACTTGTTCAGCGACCGTGGTACACCATATTCTTACAGACATATGAACGGATATTCTGGTCATACCCACAAGTGGACCAAGCCCGATGGTACCTTTAACTATGTTCAAGTCCACTTGAAGACAGATCAAGGAAGCAAGACTTTCAACAACGAGGAGGCCGGAAAGATGGCTTCTGAGAACCCAGATTGGCACACTCAAGACTTATTCGATGCAATTGAGAAGGGAGACTACCCAAGTTGGAGTGTCTTCGTTCAAGTCCTTTCCCCAGAACAAGCTGAGAAGTTCCGCTGGAACATCTTTGACTTGACTAAGGTTTGGCCACAGGCTGAGGTTCCATTGAGACCATTCGGCAAAATGACCCTCAACAAGAACGTCGAGAACTACTTCGCCGAGATCGAGCAGGTTGCTTTCTCACCATCTCACTTGGTCCCAGGTGTTGAGCCATCTGCCGACCCTGTCCTCCAATCTCGTCTCTTCTCATACCCAGATACTCACCGTCACCGTCTCGGCGTCAACTATCAACAAATTCCAGTCAATGCTCCTCTCCGAGCTttcaatccattccatcGTGATGGTGCTATGGCCGTCAATGGAAATTACGGCGCCAACCCCAACTACCCATCTTCTTACCGAAAACTCACTCAAAAGCCTGTCAAGGCTACCAACGATCATGAGCAATGGTCCGGTGCTGCTTTGAGCTTTTTGTCCGAAGTGGGTCCAGAAGACTACGTACAAGCTAAGGGTCTGTGGGATGTCCTCGGCAAGCAAGAAGGCCAACAAGATAACTTCATCGGTAATGTCTCTGGACACTTGGCAGCTGCTAAGGAGGACACTCGCAAGCGCACATATGATATGTTCAGCAGAGTCGACCCAACTCTTGGTGCCAAGATTGAAGAGGCAACCGAGAAGTTGGCTCCTGCTCCTGGTAGCAAGGCTGCTGGATCTGCTCAATCTCGCTTGTAG